Proteins from a single region of Sphingomonas swuensis:
- a CDS encoding cytochrome b produces the protein MSFAWAKPYEPKSPFTRWVDQRLPLPRLVYGAIGGGYPVPRNLNYFWNFGVLAGLALVIQIITGIVLAMHYYSYAGGAFDSVERIMRDVNAGWVLRYTHQNGASFFFAIVYIHIFRGLYYGSYKAPREMVWMLGLVIYLLMMATAFMGYVLPWGQMSYWGAQVITGFFSAIPVVGEPLRIFLLGGYAPDQAALTRFFSLHYLLPFVIAGVTILKIWALHIPGSSNPTGVDVKDEKDTLPFHPFYTAKDGFGIGVALLIFSIFIFFLPYSLGHPDNYIEANPLVTPAHIVPEWYFWPFYAILRAFTADLAIPFTGIVLAPAKLLGVLAMFGSILLLFFLTWLDRSPIRSTSYRPIYKIFFWILVADIVILGYVGQAHLTPVNIALGQLAAAYYFAHFLIILPLVSKFEKPLPLPNSISESVLHGERQESAPFGLASTGPTTVAAQPAE, from the coding sequence ATGAGCTTTGCCTGGGCCAAGCCCTACGAACCCAAGTCGCCCTTCACGCGGTGGGTCGACCAGCGCCTGCCGCTTCCGCGCCTCGTCTATGGCGCGATCGGCGGCGGTTATCCGGTGCCGCGCAACCTCAACTACTTCTGGAACTTCGGGGTTCTCGCCGGCCTTGCGCTGGTGATCCAGATCATCACCGGCATCGTGCTGGCGATGCACTATTACAGCTACGCCGGCGGAGCGTTCGACAGCGTCGAGCGGATCATGCGCGACGTCAACGCCGGCTGGGTGCTTCGTTACACCCACCAGAACGGCGCCAGCTTCTTCTTCGCGATCGTCTACATCCACATCTTCCGCGGCCTCTATTACGGCTCCTACAAGGCGCCGCGCGAAATGGTCTGGATGCTCGGCCTCGTCATCTATCTGCTGATGATGGCGACCGCCTTCATGGGCTACGTCCTCCCCTGGGGCCAGATGAGCTACTGGGGCGCGCAGGTCATCACCGGCTTCTTCTCGGCCATCCCGGTCGTCGGCGAGCCGCTGCGGATCTTCCTGCTTGGCGGCTATGCGCCCGACCAGGCCGCGCTGACCCGCTTCTTCTCGCTCCACTATCTGCTGCCGTTCGTGATCGCGGGCGTCACCATCCTCAAGATCTGGGCGCTCCACATCCCGGGCTCGTCGAACCCGACCGGCGTCGACGTGAAGGACGAGAAGGACACCTTGCCCTTCCACCCCTTCTACACCGCCAAGGACGGCTTCGGCATCGGCGTCGCCCTGCTGATCTTCTCGATCTTCATCTTCTTCCTGCCGTACAGCCTTGGCCACCCGGACAACTACATCGAGGCGAACCCGCTGGTGACTCCGGCGCACATCGTCCCCGAATGGTATTTCTGGCCGTTCTACGCGATCCTGCGCGCCTTCACCGCCGACCTCGCCATTCCGTTCACCGGGATCGTGCTGGCCCCGGCCAAGCTGCTCGGCGTGCTGGCGATGTTCGGCTCGATCCTGCTGCTGTTCTTCCTGACCTGGCTTGATCGCTCGCCGATCCGCTCGACCAGCTACCGGCCGATCTACAAGATCTTCTTCTGGATCCTGGTCGCCGACATCGTCATCCTCGGCTATGTCGGCCAGGCGCACCTCACTCCGGTGAACATCGCGCTCGGGCAGCTCGCCGCGGCCTATTACTTCGCGCACTTCCTCATCATCCTGCCGCTCGTCTCGAAGTTCGAGAAGCCGCTGCCGCTGCCCAATTCCATCTCGGAAAGCGTGCTGCACGGCGAGCGCCAGGAAAGCGCACCATTTGGTCTTGCCTCCACCGGTCCGACCACGGTCGCTGCTCAGCCGGCCGAATAA
- a CDS encoding cytochrome c1: protein MVRIIGFFVGLGFVTMLLVAFFTDAKNAIQNPSVETAEEQFHLKPEPMKLASDGPLGKFDRAQLQRGFQVYKEVCAACHSLKYVSFYQLSDLGYSEAEVKAIANQWAIEVPTVNPDTGEAATRKALVSDRFPSPYANETAARAANNNALPPDLSLITEARDGGANYVHSLLTGYRDPKTYRNEKGEALPAANQPGTGLHFNPWFANLNIAMPAPLVSDGQVTFADGTKPTVEQMSRDVAAFLVWTAEPNLEARHRTGWTVMIFLLIATILAYMAYRNIWANAKREVSIRGPLEPAFRERMDEQKADRGIAG from the coding sequence ATGGTCCGGATTATCGGTTTCTTCGTCGGGCTCGGCTTCGTCACCATGCTGCTGGTGGCGTTCTTCACCGACGCCAAGAACGCCATTCAGAACCCCTCGGTCGAAACGGCCGAGGAGCAGTTCCACCTCAAGCCCGAGCCGATGAAGCTCGCGTCGGACGGCCCGCTCGGCAAGTTCGACCGGGCGCAGCTGCAGCGCGGCTTCCAGGTCTACAAGGAGGTCTGCGCGGCCTGCCACAGCCTGAAGTACGTCAGCTTCTACCAGCTGTCGGATCTCGGCTATTCCGAGGCCGAGGTGAAGGCGATCGCCAACCAGTGGGCGATCGAGGTGCCGACGGTGAACCCGGACACGGGTGAGGCCGCAACCCGCAAGGCGCTGGTCAGCGACCGCTTCCCGAGCCCTTATGCCAACGAGACCGCGGCGCGCGCCGCCAACAACAATGCGCTTCCGCCCGACCTCTCGCTGATCACCGAAGCGCGTGACGGTGGCGCCAACTATGTCCACTCGCTGCTGACGGGTTATCGCGATCCGAAGACCTATCGCAACGAGAAGGGCGAAGCGCTTCCGGCCGCCAACCAGCCGGGCACGGGGCTTCACTTCAACCCGTGGTTCGCCAACCTCAACATCGCCATGCCGGCGCCGCTGGTGTCGGATGGGCAGGTGACCTTCGCCGACGGTACCAAGCCGACGGTCGAACAGATGAGCCGTGACGTTGCGGCCTTCCTCGTTTGGACCGCCGAGCCCAACCTCGAGGCGCGTCACCGCACCGGCTGGACGGTGATGATCTTCCTGCTCATCGCCACCATCCTCGCCTACATGGCCTATCGCAACATCTGGGCGAATGCCAAGCGCGAGGTCTCGATCCGCGGCCCCCTCGAGCCCGCCTTCCGCGAGCGGATGGACGAGCAGAAGGCCGACCGCGGCATCGCCGGCTAA
- a CDS encoding adenine phosphoribosyltransferase yields MTPDQLRTLVRTIPDHPKPGILFRDVTTLLLHAEGFAAAIDHLADSVSGRPDLVAGMEARGFVVATALALKLGAGLLLIRKDGKLPGATIAEDYALEYGTDRLTMHVDACAPGATVLLADDLLATGGTALAAARLVRRAGAQVTGARFLIDLPDLGGATRLEAADIHTHSLLSYAGH; encoded by the coding sequence ATGACCCCCGACCAACTGCGCACGCTCGTCCGGACCATCCCCGACCATCCCAAGCCCGGGATCCTGTTCCGCGACGTCACCACATTGCTGCTCCATGCCGAGGGCTTCGCAGCGGCGATCGACCATCTGGCGGACAGCGTCTCCGGGCGGCCTGATCTCGTTGCCGGGATGGAGGCGCGCGGTTTCGTGGTGGCTACCGCGCTCGCGCTGAAGCTCGGCGCCGGGCTGCTCCTCATCCGCAAGGACGGCAAGCTTCCCGGCGCGACCATCGCCGAAGACTATGCGCTCGAATATGGCACCGACCGGCTGACCATGCATGTCGACGCCTGCGCGCCCGGCGCAACGGTGCTTCTCGCCGACGACCTCCTGGCCACCGGCGGCACCGCGCTCGCCGCAGCGCGCCTTGTCAGGCGGGCAGGCGCGCAGGTCACCGGCGCGCGCTTCCTGATCGACCTTCCCGACCTTGGCGGCGCGACGAGGCTGGAGGCCGCCGACATCCACACCCACAGCCTGCTGTCCTACGCCGGACACTGA
- a CDS encoding spore coat U domain-containing protein: MLAHRAKILLLAATLLTWAESAQAGTAQTSMNVSATVQSSCLVSATAMAFGSYDPVSTTAATATSSITVTCTTGTSFVVGLNAGTASGATVATRQMSNASQRLAYALFSDSGRTTNWGNTAGVDVPAAITATTTPSVLTVYGRIAAEQNVPAGAYADVVTITVTY; the protein is encoded by the coding sequence ATGCTCGCACACCGCGCCAAGATACTGCTGCTCGCCGCCACATTGCTGACCTGGGCCGAGTCCGCCCAGGCTGGGACGGCACAGACCAGCATGAACGTGTCCGCCACCGTGCAGAGCTCGTGCCTCGTCAGTGCCACCGCGATGGCATTCGGCAGCTACGACCCCGTCAGCACCACCGCGGCCACCGCGACCAGCTCGATCACCGTCACCTGCACCACGGGAACCAGCTTCGTCGTCGGCCTCAATGCCGGCACCGCAAGCGGGGCGACGGTAGCCACCCGGCAGATGTCCAATGCGTCGCAGCGGCTTGCCTACGCCCTCTTCAGCGACTCAGGCCGGACCACCAATTGGGGCAATACCGCCGGGGTCGACGTCCCCGCGGCGATCACCGCCACCACGACCCCCAGCGTCCTCACCGTCTACGGTCGCATTGCCGCCGAGCAGAACGTCCCCGCAGGCGCCTATGCCGACGTCGTGACGATCACGGTCACCTACTAG
- a CDS encoding fimbrial biogenesis chaperone produces MSSPASCGRGLLRTFLAVAAFLSPAPSLHAGTIAVVPIRIELDPAATFCALHVSNLGKEPVAVQVRGFGWSQMADGSDRLEPAGIRLNPSVMEIPSGQKKLVRCALPPHVGASESSFRLIVDELPPGQAQPGTVQAVLRLSIPLFRSPKGAAPALRWREGPLGWLELLNVGRAHATVGRVVVRRAGQEPDTIDRGFYLLAGSVRSLPLTAGSAITGVEVVTGPGQPQAVAKLQR; encoded by the coding sequence ATGAGCAGCCCGGCCTCCTGCGGGCGCGGGCTGCTTCGGACATTCCTCGCCGTCGCCGCCTTCCTGTCCCCGGCTCCCTCGCTCCATGCCGGGACGATCGCGGTCGTCCCGATCAGGATCGAACTCGATCCCGCAGCGACATTCTGCGCGCTGCATGTCAGCAACCTCGGCAAGGAACCGGTGGCGGTCCAGGTGCGCGGCTTCGGCTGGAGCCAGATGGCAGACGGAAGCGACCGTCTCGAGCCTGCCGGTATCCGGCTGAACCCGTCGGTGATGGAGATTCCGTCCGGACAGAAGAAACTGGTGCGTTGCGCCCTTCCGCCCCACGTCGGGGCGTCGGAAAGCAGCTTCCGATTGATCGTAGACGAGCTCCCGCCGGGTCAGGCGCAGCCCGGCACCGTTCAGGCCGTGCTGCGGCTGAGCATTCCGCTGTTCCGCAGCCCCAAGGGGGCGGCGCCCGCGCTTCGCTGGAGGGAAGGACCGCTCGGATGGCTCGAACTCCTCAACGTCGGACGGGCGCACGCGACCGTGGGCAGGGTCGTCGTGCGCCGGGCCGGGCAGGAGCCTGACACGATCGACCGCGGCTTCTACCTGCTGGCGGGCAGCGTCCGTTCGCTTCCGCTCACAGCCGGAAGCGCGATCACCGGGGTGGAGGTGGTGACCGGACCGGGCCAGCCGCAGGCCGTGGCGAAGCTCCAACGCTGA
- a CDS encoding fimbria/pilus outer membrane usher protein — MPLATSVDAGPPLGHQPTSPIGLILNGIAQERPGLIAVRGGTLLLAREDLTRLGLLPGDDSGIWIDGKQYMPLAALRGVTATLDEEATTLSLVAAADAFAPARQPQFLATSGMPVSEPVPFVFLGYDLSLARSGGRLLTSGYFDLGVSGRWGVAGTTALLRPGGGALVRLDSSLQRDLPERRLRLVLGDTISRDGDLSSPFRFGGLRIGTDFSLAPDAINYPLPLVSGSALVPSTVELLAASGRQAHLVQPGRFLIEAPPTISGAGEVVMTIADATGTTRQIRQSFYSSPRLLRPGLSEFSLEAGFIRDRYGLRSASYGDAFAAVAGRRGMSGHLTVGGRVEASRSTRRVGISLEAVIASLGEFGLAGAVSQGKGGTGFWWRAQVQRLGPDLSFTASYARRSADYAQVGDIRAFADRQPRHELGASLGLTLPIGELALGFIDARLADGVPYRLGTIGFTATFGDLFLSASVRVSRVGEDADSGFLLSLSRPLGRRASAALTVEKGQWTSSFQQSALGGRGLSFGLASGRGPAGVRVDGYALASNDIGEVEVTAHRSAGSVAARASVRGALVVIGDRLLPTARLHDGLALVDVASDQDVQIFQEGRPVARRARRGRPVLLTGLQPYAGNRVSIRLDDLPLEVALDEAEQLAVPGFRQAAAIRFGRDDAVTPLTLAIVDEQGTPLPPGLEVDVDGVRLGVAGHDGLVFLADARGGAALTVRLPAGSCRANLPVDLATAEARPLRCLAIGAVGAAR; from the coding sequence GTGCCGCTTGCTACCAGCGTCGACGCTGGTCCGCCGCTCGGTCATCAGCCGACTAGCCCGATCGGACTGATCCTCAATGGGATTGCGCAGGAGCGTCCCGGGCTGATCGCGGTTCGTGGCGGCACGCTGCTGCTCGCGCGGGAGGACCTCACCCGTCTCGGCCTGCTCCCCGGCGATGACAGCGGCATATGGATCGACGGCAAGCAATACATGCCGCTGGCCGCGCTTCGTGGAGTGACTGCCACCCTCGACGAAGAAGCGACGACACTCTCCTTGGTGGCCGCTGCCGATGCCTTCGCTCCCGCGCGGCAGCCGCAATTTCTCGCCACTTCGGGCATGCCCGTGAGCGAGCCGGTTCCGTTCGTCTTCCTCGGCTACGACCTGTCGCTGGCGCGAAGCGGAGGAAGACTGCTGACCAGCGGATATTTCGACCTCGGCGTTTCTGGACGCTGGGGCGTGGCCGGCACTACCGCCCTGCTGCGACCAGGGGGCGGGGCGCTTGTTCGCCTCGACAGCAGCCTCCAGCGCGACCTGCCCGAACGCCGCCTTCGCCTCGTCCTCGGCGACACCATCAGCCGTGACGGCGACCTCTCCAGCCCGTTCCGCTTCGGCGGCTTGCGCATCGGCACCGACTTCTCGCTCGCTCCGGATGCGATCAACTATCCGCTGCCGCTTGTGTCGGGCTCGGCGCTGGTGCCTTCGACAGTCGAGCTGCTCGCGGCGAGCGGGCGGCAGGCCCACCTCGTCCAGCCTGGACGTTTCCTGATCGAGGCGCCACCGACGATCAGCGGGGCGGGCGAGGTCGTGATGACCATCGCGGACGCGACCGGCACCACCCGCCAAATTCGCCAGAGCTTCTACTCAAGCCCCCGCCTGCTCCGCCCAGGTCTTTCCGAATTCTCGCTTGAGGCTGGCTTCATCCGTGACCGCTACGGCCTGCGCAGCGCCTCCTACGGCGACGCATTCGCGGCAGTCGCCGGTCGGCGCGGAATGAGCGGGCACCTCACGGTCGGTGGACGGGTGGAAGCGAGCCGCTCGACCCGGCGGGTCGGGATCTCGCTCGAGGCGGTGATCGCCAGCCTCGGTGAATTTGGCCTCGCCGGCGCGGTGTCGCAGGGGAAGGGCGGGACGGGCTTCTGGTGGCGCGCGCAGGTTCAGCGGCTCGGCCCCGACCTCTCCTTCACCGCCAGCTACGCCCGCCGCAGCGCCGATTACGCGCAGGTCGGTGACATCCGCGCCTTTGCCGACCGGCAGCCCCGCCATGAGCTTGGCGCGAGCCTCGGCCTGACCCTGCCGATCGGTGAGCTTGCGCTCGGCTTCATCGATGCCCGCCTCGCCGATGGTGTGCCCTACCGCCTCGGCACCATCGGTTTCACCGCCACGTTCGGCGACCTCTTTCTGAGCGCGAGCGTCCGCGTGTCGCGTGTCGGTGAGGATGCCGACAGCGGATTCCTCCTGTCGCTCAGCCGCCCCCTCGGCCGGCGGGCAAGCGCCGCGCTTACGGTCGAGAAAGGGCAGTGGACGAGCAGCTTCCAGCAGAGCGCACTCGGCGGACGGGGGCTGAGCTTCGGCCTCGCCTCTGGCCGTGGTCCTGCGGGCGTACGGGTCGACGGCTATGCCCTTGCGAGCAATGATATCGGCGAGGTCGAGGTCACGGCGCACCGGTCCGCCGGCAGCGTCGCCGCGCGGGCCAGCGTCCGCGGCGCACTGGTCGTGATCGGCGACCGGCTGCTGCCCACCGCTCGGCTCCACGACGGGCTCGCGCTGGTCGACGTCGCCAGCGACCAGGACGTCCAGATCTTCCAGGAAGGTCGGCCGGTCGCGCGCAGGGCGCGGCGGGGGCGGCCTGTCCTGCTCACCGGGCTCCAGCCTTATGCCGGCAACCGCGTCTCCATCCGGCTTGATGACCTCCCGCTCGAAGTCGCGCTCGACGAGGCGGAGCAGCTGGCGGTCCCGGGCTTCCGCCAGGCTGCCGCCATCCGCTTCGGCCGCGACGACGCCGTGACTCCTCTGACCCTCGCGATCGTCGACGAACAGGGTACGCCATTGCCCCCCGGCCTCGAGGTCGACGTCGACGGCGTTCGGCTCGGGGTTGCCGGGCACGACGGGCTCGTCTTCCTTGCCGACGCGAGGGGAGGGGCGGCGCTGACGGTGCGCCTGCCCGCCGGCTCCTGCCGCGCGAATCTACCTGTAGACCTCGCAACTGCCGAAGCCCGCCCGCTGCGCTGCCTTGCGATCGGCGCTGTAGGCGCTGCCCGATGA
- a CDS encoding spore coat U domain-containing protein, with protein sequence MISQTSMVRGALLLLLALIVVMLPARAEACTLCSCTTSTSSLAFGAYSPVTASPTDASALVSIDCTGIVSLFGVVEVRASAGGSGSALDRTMARSGSTLRYNIYANSARSLILGDGSSGTTTLTSSLNGLLFFSTAVPVYGRIPAQQWVQSGTYSDTVVITVIY encoded by the coding sequence ATGATCTCCCAGACCTCCATGGTGCGCGGCGCGCTGCTGCTGCTGCTGGCCTTGATCGTGGTCATGCTGCCCGCGCGTGCCGAGGCCTGCACCCTTTGCAGCTGCACAACCTCCACCTCGTCGCTGGCCTTTGGCGCCTACAGCCCGGTGACTGCCTCGCCTACCGACGCGAGCGCCCTGGTCTCGATCGACTGCACCGGGATCGTTTCGCTATTCGGGGTGGTCGAGGTGCGGGCAAGTGCCGGGGGCTCGGGAAGCGCGCTGGACCGGACCATGGCGCGCAGCGGAAGCACGCTTCGCTACAACATCTACGCCAACTCGGCGCGGTCCCTGATTCTGGGTGATGGAAGCAGCGGGACGACGACGCTGACCTCCTCGCTTAACGGCCTGCTCTTCTTCAGCACCGCCGTTCCCGTCTACGGCCGGATCCCGGCGCAGCAGTGGGTGCAGAGCGGCACCTACAGCGACACGGTGGTGATCACCGTAATCTACTGA
- a CDS encoding chemotaxis response regulator protein-glutamate methylesterase, with protein sequence MALLRQKVRVLIIDDSSVVRQVMSKVLSEDPEIEVIGTAPDPFVAAKRISEETPDVITLDVEMPRMDGITFLRKLMSQHPVPVVMCSSLTESGSETLLQALEAGAVDVILKPKVGVAEHLAEHNLQIRDTVKAAAKARIRGRADTGPRPVVPQQKLTADAMLPPPTGRAMSRTTEMVVCLGASTGGTEALRQVLEALPANSPGIVVVQHMPEHFTRAFATRLNSLCEVDVREAVDGDPVLRGQVLIAPGGRHMILERRGARYHVSVRNGPLVSRHRPSVDVLFRSVAQAAGSNAVGVIMTGMGDDGARGMLEMRNAGARTVAQDEATSIVFGMPKEAIAHGGVEKVVPLGQIARELLQAASR encoded by the coding sequence ATGGCGCTGCTGCGACAGAAGGTCCGAGTCCTGATCATCGACGACAGCTCGGTGGTCCGCCAGGTGATGAGCAAGGTGCTGTCCGAGGATCCGGAGATCGAGGTAATCGGCACCGCGCCCGATCCGTTCGTCGCGGCCAAGCGGATCAGCGAAGAGACGCCCGACGTCATCACGCTCGACGTCGAGATGCCGCGGATGGACGGCATCACTTTCCTGCGCAAGCTGATGTCGCAGCATCCCGTACCGGTCGTCATGTGCTCATCGCTGACTGAGAGTGGGTCGGAGACGCTTCTGCAGGCGCTCGAAGCGGGCGCGGTCGACGTCATCCTCAAGCCCAAGGTCGGTGTCGCCGAGCATCTCGCCGAGCATAATCTGCAAATCCGCGATACGGTGAAGGCTGCCGCCAAGGCGCGGATCCGGGGTCGCGCCGATACTGGACCGCGCCCTGTCGTGCCGCAGCAGAAGCTGACCGCCGACGCCATGCTTCCGCCGCCGACAGGCCGGGCGATGAGCCGGACCACCGAGATGGTGGTCTGCCTGGGCGCCTCGACGGGCGGGACCGAGGCCCTCCGACAGGTCCTCGAGGCCCTGCCCGCCAACTCGCCGGGGATCGTGGTCGTGCAGCACATGCCCGAGCATTTCACCCGAGCCTTCGCCACCCGCCTCAACAGCCTGTGCGAGGTCGACGTGCGGGAAGCGGTCGACGGCGATCCGGTGCTCCGCGGCCAGGTGCTGATCGCGCCGGGCGGGCGTCACATGATCCTCGAACGCCGCGGTGCGCGCTACCATGTCTCGGTGCGCAACGGTCCGCTGGTGTCCCGCCACCGGCCCTCGGTCGACGTCCTGTTCCGCTCGGTCGCGCAGGCGGCAGGTTCGAACGCGGTCGGCGTGATCATGACCGGGATGGGTGACGACGGCGCGCGCGGCATGCTCGAGATGCGCAATGCCGGCGCACGCACCGTCGCGCAGGACGAGGCGACGTCGATCGTGTTCGGAATGCCGAAGGAAGCGATCGCGCACGGCGGTGTCGAAAAGGTCGTCCCGCTCGGACAGATCGCCCGGGAATTGCTCCAGGCGGCCAGCCGGTGA
- a CDS encoding protein-glutamate O-methyltransferase CheR produces MMASPPNAAGILTDRIGKRNFEALANYIYAYAGIRMPPSKQTMLEGRLRRRQRAIGAPTLDDYCDYLFQDNNLEEEAEYLINAVTTNKTDFFREPYHFDYLRSTALPALIEAGTTSIRVWSVACSSGAEPYTIAMVIDDVMTGRFAASYRILATDLDTQVLEIARAGIYPTDFVEPVPALLRQRYLMPSCDPDRHEVRVVPALRRSISFARLNLMDEKYPVGEPMHLVFCRNVLIYFDKEAQLRVVSQIVDRMAPGGLLFLGHSETIAGHELPLVQVANTIFRRS; encoded by the coding sequence ATGATGGCGTCCCCGCCCAATGCTGCGGGCATCCTCACCGACCGGATCGGCAAACGCAACTTCGAGGCGCTCGCCAACTACATCTATGCCTATGCCGGGATCCGGATGCCGCCGAGCAAGCAGACCATGCTCGAAGGGCGGCTGCGCCGCCGCCAGCGAGCGATCGGAGCACCGACGCTCGACGACTATTGCGACTACCTCTTCCAGGACAACAACCTCGAGGAGGAGGCCGAATATCTCATCAACGCGGTGACGACCAACAAGACCGACTTCTTCCGCGAGCCCTATCACTTCGACTATCTGCGGAGCACCGCGCTTCCGGCGCTGATCGAGGCCGGGACGACCAGCATCCGGGTGTGGAGCGTCGCCTGCTCGAGCGGAGCCGAACCCTATACCATCGCGATGGTCATCGACGACGTGATGACCGGACGCTTCGCCGCCAGCTACCGCATCCTTGCCACCGACCTCGATACGCAGGTGCTCGAGATCGCCCGGGCCGGGATCTACCCGACCGATTTCGTCGAGCCGGTGCCCGCACTGCTCCGCCAGCGCTACCTGATGCCCTCGTGCGATCCCGACCGCCACGAAGTGCGGGTGGTCCCGGCGCTTCGCCGAAGCATCTCCTTCGCCCGGCTCAACCTGATGGACGAGAAGTATCCGGTCGGCGAGCCGATGCACCTCGTCTTTTGCCGCAATGTGCTCATCTATTTCGACAAGGAGGCGCAGCTCCGGGTAGTGTCACAGATCGTCGACAGAATGGCGCCGGGCGGACTGCTGTTCCTCGGCCATTCGGAAACCATCGCCGGGCACGAGCTGCCGCTCGTCCAGGTCGCCAACACCATCTTCAGACGGAGCTGA
- a CDS encoding chemotaxis protein CheW codes for MSGGSEVQVVTFGLAAETFAIPVALVREILDYREPFRIPNGPGFLLGLTDLRGEGVTTVDLRLRLGMTSAEPSLSTRILVVDVPLEGRVLTLGLVVDRVLDVSTVDRSQIGPAPDVGMHWESDYIAGVAKRADGFVVFIDMERIFSATDVDSLSSLATAA; via the coding sequence ATGAGCGGGGGCAGCGAAGTGCAGGTCGTCACCTTCGGACTTGCCGCGGAAACCTTCGCCATACCCGTCGCCCTCGTCCGCGAGATACTCGACTATCGCGAGCCCTTCCGAATTCCCAACGGTCCGGGCTTCCTTCTTGGCCTGACCGATCTTCGCGGCGAAGGGGTGACGACCGTCGACCTCCGTTTGCGGCTGGGAATGACGAGCGCCGAACCGAGCCTAAGCACCCGGATCCTGGTGGTCGACGTGCCCCTCGAGGGGCGCGTGCTGACGCTCGGCCTCGTGGTCGACAGGGTGCTTGACGTCAGCACGGTGGACCGGTCCCAGATCGGCCCCGCGCCCGACGTCGGAATGCATTGGGAGTCCGACTATATCGCCGGGGTCGCCAAGCGCGCCGACGGCTTCGTCGTCTTCATCGACATGGAGCGGATCTTCTCCGCCACCGACGTCGACTCCTTGTCCTCGCTCGCGACCGCCGCGTGA